A stretch of Antennarius striatus isolate MH-2024 chromosome 6, ASM4005453v1, whole genome shotgun sequence DNA encodes these proteins:
- the LOC137596765 gene encoding TPA-induced transmembrane protein homolog: MDVELEAISTNKNNGSAFQSNEQVTAGNGDGLAYRIPGATEKELLLHVQSTDHNGEKMPVSHSADKHRSTGNTYTSPEIGSVCTIKKTLNDIVFWKVRIWMVIIFIFLLIVAVVIVTLLICAAIHEDTENFDPSLFKIPLFFDGSFQMPNMVFSEEFFVLSSNQSQTLADICQEKLSDLYRSSPALGRYFSKAEIYAFRNGSVIVDYQLTFLMPEDQQDQLRNFTLSREMVFNVFRQFLYDQDTDESEPMFIDPGSLNMFLTQQ, translated from the exons GTAACAGCAGGTAATGGAGATGGATTGGCCTACAGGATCCCTGGTGCTACAGAGAAAGAATTATTGCTTCATGTGCAG AGTACTGATCATAATGGAGAGAAGATGCCCGTCAGTCATTCAGCAGACAAGCACAGGAGTACTGGAAACACATACACTTCTCCTGAG ATAGGATCTGTATGCACAATAAAGAAGACACTGAATGACATTGTCTTCTGGAAAGTTCGAATATGGATGGTCATCATCTTTATCTTTCTTCTCATCGTTGCTGTTGTGATAGTTACACTGCTTATATGTGCAG CAATCCACGAGGACACTGAGAATTTTGACCCTTCCTTGTTTAAAATTCCTCTGTTTTTTGATGGGAGCTTCCAAATGCCCAATATGGTCTTCTCAGAAGAGTTTTTTGTCCTTTCATCCAATCAAAGTCAAACACTTGCGGATATCTGTCAAGAAAAG CTTTCTGACCTCTACAGGTCCTCTCCTGCTCTGGGAAGATATTTCTCCAAGGCTGAAATATATGCTTTCAG AAATGGTTCAGTCATCGTTGATTACCAGCTGACATTTCTCATGCCAGAAGACCAGCAGGATCAGCTGAGAAACTTTACTCTGAGCAGGGAAATGGTTTTCAACGTGTTCAGACAGTTCTTATATGACCAGGACACAGATGAGTCAGAGCCCATGTTCATCGATCCAGGTtccttaaacatgtttttaacacaGCAATGA